One window from the genome of Acidihalobacter ferrooxydans encodes:
- a CDS encoding ABC transporter ATP-binding protein, whose translation MGKLSIRNVHKTFGDNVEVLKGINIETSNDQFLILVGPSGCGKSTLLNIIAGLEEPTGGDIFINERRVNERSPRDRDIAMVFQSYALYPSMTVRKNILFGLRIRKVPKDEQDHILKEVATMLQIEHLLDRKPRELSGGQRQRVAIGRAIARKPALFLFDEPLSNLDAKLRVEMRDELKRLHQRMATTIVYVTHDQIEAMTLGDLIAVMNDGQIQQLGTPQEIYDNPANLFVAGFIGSPSMNFIPCTVTVDAQGAALEMQESGQRFTLLAPAHAQAPLRERQGQQVILGVRPEQITHKSVSQLDEADTRQVTATVDIIEPTGPDTLVFIHLNDTKIVCRVHPPEAKQPGERMELLFDLAKAVFFDPTTEHRIA comes from the coding sequence ATGGGCAAGCTCAGTATTCGCAACGTGCATAAAACCTTCGGCGACAACGTCGAGGTCCTCAAGGGCATCAACATCGAGACCAGTAACGACCAGTTTCTGATCCTGGTAGGCCCTTCCGGCTGCGGCAAATCCACCCTGCTCAACATCATCGCGGGCCTCGAAGAACCCACCGGTGGCGACATATTCATCAACGAACGTCGGGTCAATGAACGCAGCCCGCGCGACCGCGACATTGCCATGGTGTTCCAGTCTTACGCACTCTATCCGAGCATGACCGTGCGCAAGAATATCCTGTTCGGCCTGCGTATTCGCAAAGTGCCCAAAGATGAACAGGATCACATCCTCAAGGAAGTCGCCACCATGCTTCAGATCGAGCACCTGCTCGATCGCAAGCCGCGCGAACTATCCGGCGGACAACGCCAGCGCGTCGCCATTGGCCGCGCCATCGCACGCAAGCCGGCACTGTTCCTGTTCGACGAGCCGTTATCCAATCTCGATGCCAAACTGCGCGTGGAAATGCGCGACGAACTCAAGCGACTGCATCAACGCATGGCGACTACCATCGTCTATGTCACCCATGACCAGATCGAGGCCATGACCCTGGGCGATCTGATCGCCGTAATGAACGACGGTCAGATTCAGCAGCTCGGCACACCGCAGGAAATCTACGACAACCCGGCCAACCTGTTCGTCGCCGGCTTCATCGGCTCGCCGTCGATGAACTTCATTCCCTGCACCGTCACGGTCGATGCACAGGGTGCCGCGCTTGAGATGCAGGAAAGCGGACAACGTTTCACGCTGCTGGCGCCGGCACACGCACAGGCGCCGCTGCGAGAACGCCAGGGTCAGCAGGTGATTCTCGGCGTGCGCCCCGAACAGATCACACACAAAAGCGTTTCGCAGCTTGATGAGGCTGATACCCGACAAGTCACTGCTACCGTGGACATTATCGAACCGACCGGGCCGGACACGCTTGTCTTCATCCACCTGAACGACACCAAGATCGTCTGCCGCGTGCACCCTCCGGAAGCCAAGCAGCCGGGCGAGCGCATGGAGCTGTTGTTCGATCTGGCCAAGGCCGTGTTCTTCGACCCGACCACGGAGCACCGCATCGCCTGA